The Bacteroidales bacterium genome window below encodes:
- a CDS encoding HD domain-containing protein — MINSDDFCLNKLIEKIKTIFESNGSGHDFEHVMRVYELARHIANVEKCDLKIVSIAALVHDIGDYKLVENSNKTQAEAVKEILSDFISEQEIINKIVEIVEGVSFKGNGVDDLALSLEGQCVRDADRLDAMGAIGVARAFAYGALKQRKMYDNTEKTNTYNTFEDYKDNTSNTINHFYEKLLLLKNRIQTKEGKRIAEKRHKFLETFLSEFLDEWNFSI; from the coding sequence ATGATTAACAGCGATGATTTTTGCTTGAATAAGTTAATCGAAAAAATAAAAACAATATTCGAGTCAAACGGAAGCGGACACGATTTTGAACATGTTATGCGTGTTTACGAATTAGCTCGCCATATTGCTAATGTTGAAAAATGTGATTTGAAAATCGTTTCCATTGCTGCTTTGGTGCATGATATTGGCGACTATAAATTAGTGGAAAATTCAAATAAAACTCAGGCAGAAGCTGTGAAAGAAATATTGAGCGATTTTATTTCTGAACAGGAAATTATAAATAAAATTGTTGAAATAGTTGAAGGCGTTTCTTTTAAAGGCAATGGCGTTGATGATTTAGCTCTGTCGTTAGAAGGTCAATGTGTAAGAGATGCTGACAGATTAGACGCTATGGGTGCGATTGGCGTAGCTCGAGCTTTTGCTTATGGAGCATTGAAGCAGCGTAAAATGTATGACAATACTGAAAAAACCAATACTTACAATACTTTTGAGGACTATAAAGATAATACATCAAACACTATAAACCATTTTTACGAAAAATTGCTATTGCTTAAAAATCGCATCCAAACTAAAGAAGGAAAGCGTATTGCTGAAAAAAGACATAAGTTCCTTGAAACATTTTTAAGCGAATTTCTTGACGAATGGAATTTTTCTATTTAG